In Streptomyces asoensis, a single genomic region encodes these proteins:
- a CDS encoding MarR family winged helix-turn-helix transcriptional regulator — translation MNLSPLPSAVPPASPAVVELERAAVAMLRQIADHEPLRPGEFVQVLAVQASHVTRQVQRLGRSGHLTRVADADDPRVLRMRLTPLGEEAVARLGDAGARGVRPALAHWSPDELRSIAALVRRLVDVFLTHPADEGQALHEGTTPPAP, via the coding sequence GTGAACCTCTCCCCATTGCCGTCGGCGGTGCCCCCCGCCTCACCCGCGGTGGTCGAGCTGGAACGGGCCGCCGTGGCGATGCTGCGCCAGATCGCCGATCACGAGCCCCTGCGCCCCGGAGAGTTCGTCCAGGTGCTCGCCGTGCAGGCTTCCCACGTCACCCGTCAGGTGCAGCGGCTCGGGAGATCGGGCCATCTGACGCGTGTCGCCGACGCGGACGACCCTCGTGTGCTGCGCATGCGTCTCACCCCGCTCGGCGAGGAGGCCGTCGCGCGGCTGGGTGACGCGGGCGCGCGGGGCGTGCGACCGGCCCTCGCCCACTGGTCGCCCGATGAGCTGCGCAGCATCGCCGCGCTCGTCCGCCGCCTGGTGGACGTCTTCCTGACCCATCCCGCCGACGAAGGGCAGGCCCTGCATGAGGGCACCACGCCACCCGCGCCGTGA
- a CDS encoding response regulator transcription factor: MRAPRHPRRDARGDRPAAPADAPAHPGPPGEGRRAETPPSPGREPSLARGAGRRVLVVAAEPDLAELLATTLGLAGYRAVLAGTLAEALARLGAQRFDLAVVDTALPGLAGYDAAGRPAIAHRPPVLYLAACDLLGRLLPELAPGEKDCVTKPLRVAEVLTRMQVLLRATAPGSPGRAPGYGDLVVDDVLRRARRGDRDLGLTPAEYRLLRHLLDNPHRVLSKEQLGRYVRGGYRGDNAVEQLVSRLRRKVDRGGAALIHTRRGFGYWLGKADTED; encoded by the coding sequence ATGAGGGCACCACGCCACCCGCGCCGTGACGCCCGCGGGGACCGTCCCGCGGCGCCCGCGGACGCCCCCGCCCACCCCGGCCCGCCGGGGGAGGGCCGCCGGGCCGAGACGCCGCCGTCCCCGGGACGCGAGCCGTCGCTCGCCCGCGGTGCGGGCCGTCGTGTACTGGTCGTCGCGGCCGAGCCGGACCTCGCCGAACTCCTCGCCACCACCTTGGGCCTGGCCGGCTACCGGGCCGTCCTCGCGGGCACGCTCGCCGAGGCGCTGGCCCGGCTCGGCGCACAGCGGTTCGACCTGGCCGTGGTCGACACCGCGCTGCCGGGCCTGGCCGGCTACGACGCGGCGGGCCGCCCGGCGATCGCCCACCGGCCGCCGGTCCTCTATCTCGCCGCCTGTGACCTGCTCGGCCGCCTGCTCCCCGAACTCGCGCCGGGGGAGAAGGACTGTGTCACCAAACCCTTACGGGTGGCGGAGGTGCTGACCCGGATGCAGGTGCTGCTGCGCGCCACGGCGCCGGGCTCCCCCGGCCGTGCTCCCGGATACGGGGACCTGGTCGTCGACGACGTCCTGCGGCGGGCCCGGCGCGGTGACCGGGATCTCGGCCTCACGCCCGCCGAGTACCGCCTGCTGCGCCATCTGCTGGACAATCCGCACCGGGTGCTGTCCAAGGAGCAGCTCGGCCGGTACGTCCGGGGAGGTTACCGGGGCGACAACGCCGTCGAGCAGCTCGTCTCCCGGCTCAGGCGCAAGGTGGACCGCGGAGGGGCCGCGCTGATCCACACCCGGCGCGGCTTCGGTTACTGGCTGGGAAAGGCCGACACCGAGGACTGA
- a CDS encoding cytochrome P450 has protein sequence MADTLTGPLPQDPDPVPDFPMPRAARCPFDPPPGLKELQERGPLAKVRLWDGSRPWLVTRHADQRALLGDHRVSADTDSPGYPSKAAGDGGDTKFGFIMLDDPEHARLRRMVTAPFAIRRVEALRPVVQDIVDGLVDDMLAGPGPVDLVEAFALPVPSLVICELLGVPYDDHAFFQDNTRTMVHRDATPEQRGRATREIAEYLGGLIGRRLADPRDDLLSGIAGRVRAGEIDHRTATETALLLLLAGHETTANMIALGTLALFHHPDQLALLRDTEDPALVVSAVEELLRYLSITHLGRRRAVTADIEIGGRLIKAGEGVIMANEIANRDPEVFPDPDRLDLTRDARRHVAFGFGVHQCLGQPLARMELQVVYATLYRRIPTLRPAVPLDEIRFKEDAFIYGVHSLPVTW, from the coding sequence ATGGCCGACACACTGACCGGACCGCTGCCCCAGGACCCGGACCCGGTCCCCGACTTCCCGATGCCGCGGGCCGCCCGCTGCCCCTTCGACCCCCCACCCGGGCTCAAGGAGCTCCAGGAGCGGGGGCCGCTGGCGAAGGTCCGCCTCTGGGACGGCAGCCGGCCCTGGCTCGTGACCCGGCACGCCGACCAGCGCGCCCTGCTCGGCGACCACCGGGTCAGCGCCGACACCGACAGCCCCGGCTACCCGTCGAAGGCCGCCGGGGACGGCGGGGACACCAAGTTCGGCTTCATCATGCTGGACGACCCGGAGCACGCCAGGCTGCGCCGGATGGTGACCGCGCCGTTCGCGATCAGGCGGGTGGAGGCCCTGCGTCCCGTCGTGCAGGACATCGTGGACGGTCTGGTCGACGACATGCTGGCGGGCCCCGGACCGGTGGACCTGGTGGAGGCCTTCGCGCTGCCTGTCCCCTCGCTGGTGATCTGCGAGCTGCTCGGCGTGCCCTACGACGATCACGCGTTCTTCCAGGACAACACCCGGACGATGGTCCACCGGGACGCCACCCCCGAACAGCGCGGACGGGCGACCCGCGAGATAGCCGAGTACCTCGGCGGGCTGATCGGCAGGCGGCTCGCGGATCCGCGGGACGATCTGCTGTCGGGCATCGCCGGCCGGGTCCGGGCCGGCGAGATCGACCACCGTACGGCCACGGAGACGGCGCTGCTGCTGCTCCTCGCGGGGCACGAGACCACCGCGAACATGATCGCGCTGGGCACGCTCGCCCTGTTCCACCACCCCGACCAGCTGGCCCTCCTGCGGGACACGGAGGACCCCGCACTCGTCGTCTCCGCCGTCGAGGAACTGCTGCGGTATCTGAGCATCACCCATCTCGGGCGGCGCCGCGCCGTCACCGCCGACATCGAGATCGGCGGGCGGCTGATCAAGGCCGGCGAGGGCGTGATCATGGCCAACGAGATCGCCAACCGCGACCCCGAGGTCTTCCCCGACCCCGACCGGCTCGACCTCACCCGGGACGCCCGCCGCCATGTCGCGTTCGGCTTCGGTGTCCACCAGTGCCTGGGGCAGCCGCTGGCCCGCATGGAGCTCCAGGTCGTCTACGCAACCCTCTACCGGCGGATCCCGACCCTGCGGCCGGCCGTCCCGCTGGACGAGATCCGCTTCAAGG